The stretch of DNA GTCAGTCTCAATCATACTactcagaggagaggaggggccaatttatttgaaaataagcGTTTTTGTATCATATGGGTGAAACAGCCCGTGTGGtacaaaaagtaatttaaaaaaaaaaaaaaaaaaaaaaaattgggaacCTGGGTACTGATATCCTTTcagctgaacagaaaaaagactgaCACTTATAGAAACAAAACTTTCCTCATTGTAAAGCAAGTAACAACACTGGCCACATTCTTAAATGGACAGGTGCTTTTTGCAAAGTCCAGTTTGCATTCTAATGATCATTTAACAACAGTTTAAAACTCAATAAAAGGAGGATCACAATGAGTACCACTTTAGATCTTCCAATGACCCATTTTGATCTGCAGCTAAAACAAACCAACCCACCTTGACAGCCAGCTTGCCAGCAACATAGAAGAGCACAGCGATCCTCTCCCAGGTGATCCCATGTTCAAACACTTTGTCTGCCACATCCTTAAATCTGTCCCACTTTGAGCCAGAAGAGCCTTGTGCCACCCCATCTATTGCACTGCATCAGAGACATAAAGGAAGACGGGACATTAAGTTTAAAAAACTTTAGTGGAAAAAATTGTAAGGTGCAAAATAAGTTTTCAGTATTCTACCATGGGCTCTGGGATAACGTGGTTGAGAGACTCACTCTTGGAACTCCTTGTCGTCCCGCACCCTGTCGCCAATGATGCGGATCATTTTGCCCAGCTGTGTCACCATCTTCTGCTCCTGCTCAGTCTTTACTTCCACAGCCAGTCGAGTGAGGGGCGGCACATCCTCTGAGGTTACgtccttcagctcctcctctaTGACTCTGGAAGAGAACGCTAAGTTAAAACACAAGCTTTTTCCAAAACTGAGCCATACTTATTAAGAGATATCCCGAGTCGATCCTAAGTATCAGTATCAGGACTTCACTGCTTATGTGAGCGAACATTGATGTTTGAAAGTGACAAATTATTTAGTTGCAGTGGTGATTGACTCTGTTCTGACACTCGGGTTGACAGAATGCAGGAACTGGCTAAACCTTGCTATTTATCATTGGCACAGCTaattgtacaaaacattcaggtagACCCTTCTCATTTTTACATGGCGCTGACGTTTTGATTTGGTTAAAATGGCAAACTGGTCAGGCAGCAGATCATATCAGCTatcactaattaacattaacTCAGTGAGTAACTTAATAGCAGgcaaaaatgaaacttttgtaTTGTCTGGATAAAGTGTTCTCTGCAGTCTGATGTCTGTAATATGCAAAAGATATTTTGAGAGGCAAGTCGCTTCACTCTTTAACACCACTGTACAACCAACAAGTGGACTGAGTGTATTTCTAGTTTCAACAACTCAACAGAGTGAGACGTCTTCTCCCCAGCAAATCACTTCAAATCAATTTCAGGAGTTGGAACCTCCCAATTAAACTTTCATTTACatcatatcaataatttaagatTATCGAGTTATTGTTTTGAATCAGGACTTAATTAGTAATTAGATCAAGTATCTCATGAAAATAAGGTGGGTTAGATTAAGTAGCTACAgatgttatttcagtgtgttagatattaatcaacatttaagaaaatggaTCGACTCAGTATTGTTAGACACTGTGATGAGACACTCCATTTGAAGTCATACTCAAAGCTGTAGTAGGCAACTTTTTTGAATTGAGTGataaatctaaatttaaaaaatcaaattcattcaggacaaacagaaaaaaaaatccgctCAGTTTCttgttagaaaatgaaaagtccCTCTTAATTTTGGTACCTTACAAAACCTTCTCATTattacacaaaatcaaaatatcGCGTTAAACAAGAAACATATGTCATTATAACATCATAAATTGGTTTATTGTTATgacgagaaaaaaaatcaagttaatGCATAGAGACGTTTTTATGTATTATGGCTATAAACTGCTTTCCTATTGTTCTGTGAGTAACTATCATATGGATTAGGTGTCAGATTAGATCAGTGATTGGTGCCCTTGAATTAGCATTTCACATCAACACCTAATCCCAGCATCCCACCCTTTATCAGCAGTGAAGACCTGACTACCCCTCTGACCACATACTTTTCCTCTCTGAAGCTGTATGTTATTAAGGTTTCAATGTGAGTCGTAAACTAAAGTATCTGATAGGGGTGTGTCATATCATATTGTTCATGATAATACTGGTATTAATCTTGATGTGATAAAAATTTATGGTACTGTGACATGTTGACCTATACgtcgatcagccacaacattaaaaccagttaccaaaATTCATGTTATGGCTGATCGGCGTGTATCGTgatattattttaaccatgtttCCCACCCGTAGCTCCAGTGCCAAATACCACATATCCACCACCCAACACCCCCGTATAGTTTTAGATTTAGTTTTTCATCTGGACAACAACATATTATGATCAGGGTAACTGTCTGTCTATATGTGTTAGCCCTGCAACAGACGGCACCAGATAAGagtatacagtgcattcagaaagtattaagaacccttcactttttttttcacattttcttatgtaACAACTTTATGCTAAAActgtttaattcaaattttccctcatcaataccaagtcaataccccataatgacaaggccaaaaaagaattttcaaatttttttcaaatttattaaaatggaaaatctgAAATATCGTATTGacaagaagtattcagaccctttactcatCGTTGTTGAAGCACCTTTGTCAGGGATTACAGCCTCAAATCCTCTTGAGTATGACACAACAAGCTTTACACAACTGGATTTGAGGAtattctgccattcttctctgcagatcctctcaagctgtATAAGGTTGGAAGGTCATCatcagtggacagccattttcaggtctctccagagatgtttgatttggTTCAACTCAGaactctggctgggccactccTGGgcattcacagagttgtcactaagccactcctgcgttgtcttaACTGggtgcttagggtcattgtcctgttggaaggtgaaccttaGGCCCTCTGAGctcctgagcgctctggacttggttttcattaaggataatTCTCTattttgctccattcagctttccctcaaccctgatcAGTCTAACTGTCCATGCagctgaaaaacagcagcaacagcaagatgctgccaccaccatgctttaCTGTTGTGATtgtattgggcaggtgatgacTGCTGCCTgatttcctccagacatgacaaTTAGAACTGAggtcaaacagttcaatcttagtttcatcagaccagagaatcttgttttcatgtgtctttcactgaagaGAGGCTTCTATCTGGCTACTCTACCATAAAGCCAAGATTTctggagtgctgcagtgattgtTGTCACTCTGGAAGTTTCTCTCATCTCCACaaaggatctctggagctcagccagagtgatcATAGGGTTCTTGGatacctctcttaccaagggCCTTCTCTCTTTATTGCTAAGTTTGgccgggcagccagctctaggaagagtcctggttgttccaaacttcttccattgaagatTTATGGAGGCCATTGTGCTCTTGGGAaacttcaatgcagcagaattttttttgtagccttccccagaccTTTGCCTCAACAccatcctgtctctgagctctgcaggctgTTCCTTCAACctaatggcttggtttttgctttgatatgcattgtcagctgtgagaccttatatagacaggtggGTGCCTCTCCAAATCCTGTcaaatcaattgaatttaccaaaGGTGTACTCCAATCCAGGTgtagaaacatttcaaagatgataaagagaaatgggaggcacctgagctaaatttcaaatgtcatgGCAAAGGGTCTGATTAGCTCTGAAAAGAATGTCATACAGTTCAGTGAAGTATTCCATTTCTTGTCTTTCCTATATGAGTCATGACACGGCATAGGTACAACCTAGTTAATGACTGGTATGATTTACTGTAAGAGGGTAGGAGCTGTTActgtgaaatgaaactgaaaaacttgCCATAAATAAGAAATTCAAGGGATGCATAGTTGgattagaaaatttaaaatgtaatattagtTAACCTCAGGTATACAAGAGTCATGGTTTAGGTCTGGGCTGCAAGtaccaattattttcattattgctgAACCTGCCAATTATTTTCCCACTTAATCATTaggtctataaaatgttggaacatagtaaaaaaaaaaaaaaaaaaagtccattaaAACTGCATGTTTCGTCCAACAAACCAAAATGTATTAAGTGAGAccaagaaaagcatcaaatcttcacaCTTGAGAACCTGGAAACAGTGATTCACccaaaaaaggattttaatgatttatctattatcaaaattgttactGATTAATTCTGTGTAGCTCATCAtgactaattatttcagctccaGTGTAGATATATGGAATACGGTATATGAAGCCATCCAGAGGCCTGTACTATGTAGCAGGATTTCTTGTTAGCAAGGCAACTTAaggtttaaccctgggttttcaAGGTTACAACTGTGTCcactctgtttttaaaattgagcTTCTAACAAACAAAGGGAGAGTTTATCCCACTAAATATCTACATACTAACTATTACAGCTTAATTTCAATTGCACAACGATTCTTTCATTCTCGATAGAATTCCTGACATGGTTGATGATTTTACACTCTTATTCTATCACCGCAGCTCAGAATAACATGAGGAGACTCTGTGACgataattggaaataaaaacttaacACTCCAATgtcttttattagaaaaattgTCCACACACTGTTAACTATTTCCCAAGATTATAAATGAACATGCCAGTCAGAATTTCTTAATCAAATATTAACTACTTTTCTTCCCctacctcttctctctctcctctctgctttggcAGCcgaaacagtctgacattactctaacttttttttttttacctgcatcACATATTCTTAATAGTTTGTTGATCATCAGGCAAAAGAGCAAACATACTCAGTCAGTAAGACACTTAATAACTATTCCTTACTTACATAATACAGATTATCCAGGAAGGCCAATGTACGGCTCAGTGCAGCCAGATAACGAAAAGATATCCTGTGTGTAGAGCTTGCTCCATAGAACAGGCCTCTAATGTCACCACCAGAagttttgtcttcttcttttttttttagatatcaaaatattaaagaaatactttttatgtaatataacaacatttgctaaataaaagcatgaagCTGACCTGGACTGTTATATTAAGTAGAGCTGAAAAGGCTAGTTGACTACTTGTTTAGTCAATCAACAagttttataattaatttattaattgtattaatCAAGTAACAATGAAATGCATTCACCGGTCATGataatttactgcttttcttttcttttcttttgtttgtttgtttgtttgatttttaaatcattgtaaGATGattatgtttgggttttggacagttcattgaacaaaacaagcaatgtgagAACATCACTATGACCTCTGGAAACTTGTGATGAtgatttctgtatatttttagactaaatgattaatagatTAACTTGAAAATTATTCAAGAAATTAATTGATGATGGAAATATACCTTAGCTGTAGCCCTTAAAATTAGGtacattaaaaactttaattttgaaacaataaTTATAGTATGTTTTTGGCTGGGAAGCttccttgtttgctttttcGTTAATTTATACAACGTGAGCgtgtaaaacaattttaaaaattattagcACATAAAATGAAACTTACTCTTTGATCAGGGCTGTCCCTATCCGCTCATCTGTGGATGAATAAAACCATATTAGTGTACACTACACATGTTACATTATTGACAGCGTTATAACCACGGGCTCTCTACACTGCTACAATGTTGTCACAGTGGTATCCAGTTAATACAGTCGCGGGCGGTATAAAATGCAGCAATGTTATGTTATCTCGTGTAACTTTAATTCGACTTAAACTATGAGTTGAAAAGGGAGTCTTTCTCGTGTAACTTTAATTCGACTTAAACTATGAGTTGAAAAGGGAGTCTTTTCACACTTACCGGACATGCTGTTTCCTTCACATGCcatggtttaaagaaaaaaaaaaattaactacttcaaaaaaaaaaaaaataacagagaaactTCGTCATAGACTCTGCTTCCTTTCAGTGTCACATAAAACCTCTTTTCAAAACTTCAATCGgcaatgaaaaacaataccGAATGAAATACTACATGTAGTACAGTCAGCTGCAGTGTTTCTTTGCAATGAACAGTCCTGTACAAACCGATAAAACCTGCAAACTCAGAGAGACAAACATGTAGAGCGGTGTTGTGTCAAGTTCTGCTTGAGGAAAAAGATGTGAGCGTTAATGGGCGGCGAAGATGGACTGTACTTAAGTTAAATACATCCGTGTAGAAACAATTTATACGTTTCGCTTCTGTCAGTCTCGTGTCGTAGGCTACTTGCTGTCGAAGCAGCTGGCTGAATAAATATCATCCACCTACATTTTGTCTACTCCCCTCTCTGaccataatgaaataaatatcaaaattgctcacaccaacaaaaatatttgttgccCCCTTTTGGACACATAACAGTTCCTCAAAAACCTACAGATCAGCAATCTGATTAGGAGGAAGCAGAACTACTAACGTTGCAGAGCCAGTTATGAGTCATTTCTCAattctttaatttcatttattccATTTTGCTCACATTACTTATTTattatgattgtttttatttattttatgttatataatatatacagtataatatgtatataaaatatattaagttatatataaaaatctcGAACTCTCTAAATCAAATTTTGAAACaattgtaatattttatctCAGACATCTATGTCCCATTTGATATTTTGCTTTATTCTGTGTTTACGTACTACATTCGTctcacttttaattttaatacttgatgtcagttatgaaaatataaattcatgAATTAAATACTTATTAAATTGATTATAAATACACGTGGAACAAAAAAGCCATATACATTTGCAACAACAAATTATATTATAAACTccatatatataaatgttaGTTTTAAATGTCGATCCAACCTTTTCAGCTTTTgaaaattattgatttttttccaaacttaaaataaactatCCAAATGTAATTCTGTAAAATAGTGTAAAAGTGCCTAACAATTGTATAAACGTATGCCTCTTACTTTTTGTTTCGATTCataattttgtaatttcttatggtttcattttattatttattcaaagtGATTGCCTGATTTATTTGTGTCTGCTTTTCCTTTACTGTGTATTGGATTATTAGAGGTAAAAGGCTGATTAAATGttgcaaataaataatgtgGTCACATTAGCTACAGTTAGTGTTTGACAGTCAACCCCTAAGGATGACAAATGCAAACGGACCGGTTGCGTTTGCCCGTCGCTTACTGATGACGTCACTGATCTGCGTTCCATTCCTGCGGTCTGGCTGGTCTGGCTTTGCTGGACACCTGAGcaattattgacatttatttcaCGCCATGTCATCTCTTCTAAAGGTCGACAGCGAGCTGAAAACCaaggtgagtgtgtttgagcTACCCGAGTCCTCAGAGACACACCGGGCCAGAATAGGGAGCTGCTCTGGCTGCTCTGTGATGGGCATTCAGCGCTCACTTGGATTATTCTATGATGTGACATCTAAAATTACCGCTAATGTCACTTTATCTCAAACTCATGGCTATGTTTCGCCAAAACTTAATTTTTGCCACTTTTATAAAATGCAGGtatattgttttgtcaactcCATCCTAAGTATCAGCCGAACCTGATTTAATACTCATTTGGCATCAAACTAATCCATTAAGCTTGTACTCCGTATCCAATCATTATTGCTTCATTTATACTCTTCAATATGACAAGGTAgacaattaaaatgtttcatagGAGATCTGCGATCATCATGTCAGcgtttattttttaacctcCATATAACCtccattaatattttacatgaaaatttaCATGGATTAGAATTCTCATGTAAACTAGCCATCATATCAGTCTGCTGTATATAAATCGGCTGCCCAGACTTCATTGAACATGgagatagattgatagatagatagatagataaccAGGGagtggaaagaaagacaaaataaactaattttcaTTGATCAGACAGATATTTAGACTGTCAGGGCTTAAAATTGGATGTCATTTTACAAACGTTTTATGTCACCTCATGAAACTTAAAGAATTAAATAAGTAGTATTGATATTGTACACTACAACTATCATAGATTGCATTCTATAAGAACTATCTGTAATATACGCTGATTATATCCAGTCTCTCTAACTGATAAAAGCACCACTGACCACACATTTATTCTGTTAACAAAGTAAACCTTCATAGAGCAAAATCCgattaataaaatcaaattatctccagttaaacaaaataaaattttctatAAAATCTATAATTATTGTTGTTCCTAGAATATGTAGATTTCTATTTaaactcaaatatcaatattggtaTTAGCGTCAAAAATCCTGTATCGGTTGAGCTAAATTCAAGCATTATACCCTCCAAAAAATTTGTGGTTAGTGtaaattttgggaaatgtttctACTTTTACAGAATGACATCATGTAATTACCCATacaatttatttcattgtaactGAAGTTAAGCATATTAACAATATTTCAGGCAAGACATTCAGCTTACCTGCTCTGGGTGGCTGAAAGGTgttatatgtgtataaatgtatacatgtgaatatatgtacgtgtgtgtgtgtgtgtgtgtgtgtgtgtgtgtgtgtgtataatatatatatatatatatatatatatatataaaactcaATGTGCTTTACAGtcacacatggaaaaaaattatttacaaatgagagatatatatatatatatatatatatatatatatatatatatatatatatatatgtatgtatgtatatatatatatatatatgtatatatatatatatatatatatatatatatatatatatatatatatatatatatatgtgtgtatatatatgtatgtatatatgtatatatatatatatatatatgtatatatatatgtgtatatgtgtgtgtatatatgtgtatgtatatatatatatatgtgtatatatatatatatatgtgtatatatatatatatatatatatatatatatatatatatatgtgtatatgtatgtatatatatatgtgtgtgtatgtatatgtatgtatatatgtgtatatgtatatatatgtatataataaattgaa from Xiphias gladius isolate SHS-SW01 ecotype Sanya breed wild chromosome 3, ASM1685928v1, whole genome shotgun sequence encodes:
- the LOC120788025 gene encoding apoptosis regulator BAX-like; this encodes MACEGNSMSDERIGTALIKEVIEEELKDVTSEDVPPLTRLAVEVKTEQEQKMVTQLGKMIRIIGDRVRDDKEFQDAIDGVAQGSSGSKWDRFKDVADKVFEHGITWERIAVLFYVAGKLAVKMVEAHLPQSVREILIWTVDFFKNNLLGWIREHGGWINSFSELAVASMESMSSMSSHRCGLVIIFVAGLALGSFITWRLTR